A single region of the Corallincola holothuriorum genome encodes:
- a CDS encoding amino acid aminotransferase translates to MFEQISAAPADPILGLTEAFKADPRDTKINLGVGIYKDEAGQTPILATVKKAEAILLESEKTKSYLSIEGNAAYGAAVQALLFGKASNIVSNKRARTAQAPGGTGALRIAAEFYASQFENKKVWVSNPTWANHNNVFAAAGLEIVQYNYYNADAKDMDFDAMLSSLEGAAAGDLVLFHGCCHNPTGIDPTEAQWQQLAALSAEKGWLPLFDFAYQGFGSGVEEDAKGLRIFTEANQELLVASSFSKNFGLYNERVGAFTLVAKCSDTAETAFSQAKSLIRANYSNPPAHGAAVVTTILNDAALYAEWDKEVAEMRDRIQQMRDLFVATLKEKGVDRDFSFIARQNGMFSFSGLTKEQVATLKDEHGLYIVGSGRISVAGMTRNNMDALCSAIAAVI, encoded by the coding sequence ATGTTCGAGCAGATCTCAGCCGCTCCAGCTGACCCCATTCTTGGCCTCACAGAAGCATTCAAAGCTGATCCGCGTGATACCAAAATCAACCTCGGTGTTGGCATCTACAAAGATGAAGCGGGCCAAACCCCTATTTTAGCGACCGTAAAAAAAGCCGAAGCTATTCTGCTAGAGAGTGAGAAAACCAAGTCGTATCTGAGCATTGAAGGTAATGCGGCTTATGGCGCTGCAGTGCAGGCGCTGCTGTTTGGTAAAGCTTCCAATATTGTTAGCAATAAACGTGCGCGTACTGCACAAGCGCCCGGCGGTACTGGTGCGCTCCGTATCGCAGCAGAGTTCTACGCTTCACAATTTGAAAACAAAAAAGTTTGGGTCAGCAACCCGACCTGGGCAAACCATAACAATGTTTTTGCTGCTGCAGGTTTAGAAATTGTGCAGTACAACTACTACAACGCCGATGCCAAAGATATGGACTTCGATGCCATGCTTAGCTCACTGGAAGGCGCTGCTGCAGGGGATTTGGTTCTCTTTCACGGCTGTTGCCATAACCCAACAGGGATTGATCCAACAGAAGCGCAATGGCAACAACTGGCCGCACTGAGTGCAGAAAAAGGCTGGTTACCTCTGTTTGATTTCGCCTACCAGGGCTTTGGTAGCGGCGTTGAAGAAGATGCGAAAGGTCTACGTATCTTCACCGAAGCAAACCAAGAGCTACTGGTTGCCAGCTCATTCTCAAAAAACTTTGGCCTTTATAATGAACGAGTGGGTGCTTTCACCCTCGTTGCGAAGTGCAGCGACACCGCTGAAACAGCGTTCAGTCAGGCAAAATCATTAATCCGCGCCAACTACTCAAATCCACCCGCACACGGTGCAGCCGTCGTTACCACTATCTTAAACGACGCCGCTCTCTACGCCGAGTGGGATAAAGAAGTTGCGGAGATGCGTGACCGCATTCAGCAGATGCGAGATCTATTTGTTGCTACGTTAAAAGAGAAAGGCGTCGATCGCGACTTCAGCTTTATCGCTCGTCAGAACGGTATGTTCTCCTTCTCTGGCTTGACTAAAGAACAGGTCGCGACACTAAAAGATGAGCACGGCCTCTATATCGTTGGCTCAGGCCGCATCAGTGTCGCTGGTATGACCCGCAACAACATGGACGCACTCTGTAGCGCCATTGCCGCCGTTATCTAA
- a CDS encoding ketoacyl-ACP synthase III encodes MTYAEIVGWGKCLPPAELTNDDLSSFMETSDEWIRSRTGIAARRISHVHTSDLAEQAARQAIAAADISADQIDLIIIATASPDTLVPNIASKVQRQLGAINAASMDVNAACTGFVYCLEVATRMIQGGAYKHALVIGAERLSFLLDWSQRDTAVLFGDGAGAVVLRETDEPLGLQQSQLGCDAEGRDILAIPNFGSAMDRFDQNNGYFDFNFVGREIFKRAVKGMCGAAQTVMAREGWNQDDIDIVIPHQANKRIIEALCQQMDVPQEKAFVNIENYGNTSAATVPIALCEALEQGRIKPGDKILTAAFGAGLTWASALIRWGQRVTPLKQTDAQLAPCEQTALQLLADAVKYCYERPDGI; translated from the coding sequence ATGACATACGCAGAAATTGTTGGATGGGGTAAGTGCTTACCTCCGGCGGAATTGACTAATGATGATCTGAGTAGCTTTATGGAAACCTCTGATGAGTGGATCCGAAGCAGAACAGGCATTGCTGCCCGGCGTATCAGTCATGTGCACACTTCCGATCTTGCCGAACAAGCTGCACGACAAGCCATTGCTGCCGCCGACATATCCGCGGATCAGATCGACCTCATCATCATAGCGACCGCCAGCCCTGATACCTTAGTGCCCAATATCGCCTCCAAGGTACAACGCCAGTTAGGTGCGATTAACGCTGCGTCAATGGATGTGAATGCTGCCTGTACCGGTTTCGTTTACTGCTTAGAAGTAGCGACTCGCATGATCCAAGGCGGTGCTTACAAACACGCTCTGGTCATCGGTGCCGAACGGCTGTCATTCTTGTTAGATTGGAGCCAACGAGACACTGCAGTGTTATTTGGCGACGGCGCAGGTGCTGTGGTTCTTAGGGAGACGGATGAACCATTAGGATTACAACAATCTCAATTAGGTTGTGATGCCGAAGGCAGAGATATATTAGCAATCCCAAACTTTGGCTCAGCCATGGATAGATTCGATCAAAATAACGGCTACTTTGACTTCAACTTCGTTGGTCGAGAGATATTTAAACGTGCAGTTAAGGGGATGTGTGGTGCGGCACAAACCGTGATGGCACGAGAAGGTTGGAACCAAGACGATATTGATATTGTCATCCCTCATCAAGCCAATAAACGAATAATTGAAGCACTGTGTCAGCAGATGGATGTGCCGCAGGAAAAAGCTTTCGTGAACATAGAGAATTACGGCAATACCTCCGCTGCAACAGTGCCCATTGCTCTCTGCGAAGCGCTGGAGCAAGGACGAATTAAACCGGGTGATAAAATACTAACAGCCGCATTTGGCGCCGGATTGACCTGGGCATCAGCCCTGATCCGCTGGGGTCAGCGAGTCACACCTTTAAAGCAAACAGATGCGCAACTCGCTCCTTGTGAACAAACCGCATTGCAACTGCTCGCTGACGCAGTGAAATACTGTTACGAACGCCCTGACGGGATCTAA
- a CDS encoding sodium:solute symporter family transporter: protein MTVLDWWVIAGYLTLMMLGAVYLGWRQKSRADYYLGGYNLPSWTLATSIIATQCSTNSLLGAPAFVGFVAGGGLLWLQYELAVPVAMLILCFAFLPLRHAGVISIYQFLEQRLGLSSRLLASGCFLVFRGVATGVTVYGVASVIALISGISFDLSVVILMGITIAYDLMGGMRAVVLSDVVQMFLLLGAVVLALVFLADPLIDHFQLISERTPALMNDWGLASGNNYGFWPMFFGGLFLYMAYYGCDQSQAQRLLSAADSHQTQRVLVMNGLLRFPLVLAYCTVGLGLAAYAIEHVDFVSSLPKTSDGSPNFNMVFPAFVSREFAPGLAGLAIVGLFAAAMSSIDSALNSLSASTVEDFIARFRTCSERQLFIYSKLSTLGWGVFAIAFSYQVERIAPTILEAINKVGSMANGPLLALFSMAVFMPSVGQRAAITGFIMGLLTNAVVWKFLPEVSWLWWNVVGFFAAWLTAMLVVFLSRTPLTSNSQGLSVPKRMVYQLVAMAAVILLFCALVTYLADT from the coding sequence ATGACAGTGCTGGATTGGTGGGTAATCGCCGGATACCTCACATTGATGATGTTGGGAGCGGTTTATTTAGGCTGGCGGCAAAAATCCCGAGCAGATTATTACTTGGGTGGCTATAACCTCCCTAGTTGGACGTTAGCGACCTCGATTATCGCAACTCAATGCTCCACCAATAGTCTGTTGGGAGCGCCCGCATTTGTTGGTTTCGTCGCCGGTGGCGGCCTGCTATGGCTGCAATATGAATTGGCCGTTCCTGTTGCTATGCTGATTCTTTGTTTTGCGTTTTTACCCCTGCGCCATGCTGGCGTGATCTCTATCTATCAGTTCCTTGAGCAACGTTTAGGACTCTCCAGTCGATTATTGGCTAGTGGCTGTTTTCTCGTTTTCCGAGGCGTTGCCACGGGAGTCACAGTTTATGGTGTCGCCTCTGTGATAGCGCTTATTTCGGGGATCTCTTTTGACCTTTCGGTCGTCATTCTTATGGGGATCACTATTGCCTATGATTTGATGGGCGGTATGCGCGCGGTTGTTCTCAGCGACGTCGTACAAATGTTCTTATTGCTTGGCGCTGTGGTATTAGCCTTGGTATTCCTTGCTGATCCGCTGATAGATCATTTTCAGTTGATCAGTGAGAGAACACCGGCCCTGATGAATGATTGGGGGCTCGCATCAGGTAATAATTATGGCTTTTGGCCGATGTTCTTTGGGGGGCTGTTTTTGTATATGGCTTATTATGGTTGTGATCAGAGTCAAGCACAGCGACTACTCTCCGCTGCTGATAGCCATCAAACGCAACGGGTGCTGGTGATGAACGGCTTGCTCCGCTTTCCCCTAGTACTTGCTTATTGCACTGTGGGTTTAGGTTTGGCCGCTTATGCCATTGAGCATGTTGATTTCGTTTCCTCTTTGCCAAAAACAAGTGATGGTTCACCTAATTTCAATATGGTGTTTCCCGCTTTTGTCTCCAGAGAATTTGCTCCAGGATTGGCGGGATTGGCCATTGTGGGCCTGTTTGCCGCCGCTATGTCCTCAATTGACTCGGCACTCAATAGTTTATCTGCCAGTACTGTAGAAGACTTTATCGCGCGTTTTAGAACGTGCAGTGAACGGCAGCTGTTTATCTATTCCAAGTTGTCTACGTTGGGTTGGGGGGTATTTGCTATCGCTTTCTCGTATCAAGTTGAGCGTATCGCGCCGACTATTCTGGAAGCGATAAATAAAGTTGGTTCAATGGCCAATGGCCCGTTGTTGGCGCTGTTTTCAATGGCGGTGTTTATGCCCTCCGTTGGACAACGTGCGGCCATTACGGGTTTTATCATGGGGCTGCTCACCAATGCAGTGGTCTGGAAGTTTTTGCCTGAGGTGTCATGGCTATGGTGGAATGTTGTGGGGTTCTTTGCGGCTTGGTTGACCGCTATGTTAGTTGTTTTCCTGAGCCGAACCCCGCTTACGTCAAACTCTCAAGGCTTGTCTGTACCTAAACGTATGGTTTATCAATTAGTCGCGATGGCGGCAGTGATTCTACTTTTTTGTGCTTTGGTGACATACTTGGCGGATACGTAA
- a CDS encoding VOC family protein, whose product MNTHEKINYLEFPATDLNVVKTFFHTVFGWQFIDYGPDYTAFSGAGIDGGFYRADISARSSNGSVLVVFYSENLHHTQEKITTAGGQLVKDIFEFPGGRRFHFADPTGNEYAVWSDK is encoded by the coding sequence ATGAATACACACGAAAAGATCAATTACTTAGAGTTTCCGGCGACAGATCTTAATGTAGTCAAAACCTTCTTTCATACGGTGTTTGGCTGGCAATTCATTGATTACGGACCTGATTACACCGCATTCAGTGGCGCTGGAATCGATGGTGGATTTTATCGTGCCGATATTTCTGCCAGATCGTCTAACGGTAGCGTGCTAGTGGTATTTTATAGTGAAAATCTGCACCACACGCAGGAAAAGATAACCACCGCGGGAGGTCAGTTGGTGAAGGATATATTCGAGTTCCCCGGCGGCCGTAGATTCCATTTTGCTGATCCTACGGGTAACGAGTATGCGGTTTGGTCTGACAAGTAA
- a CDS encoding response regulator — translation MDVNQSAQPEDKIAKERVLLRRVVLLLIAAMAMLVIESVVNLSNQSQVERSIATMQAAANRMERLANRLAMPLADLRILSMQMVTAPNAQAIADNGRLIDEKVQDLDQRLEKARSYFEGKNADEIDQALLEQLIYGWDAYKQALAVTRSYTEQGVRVAAFISVTQQEREHYAALQWALKEFTQSQLRLSQVVYQSTQDKSALSYYTMLGSAVLKVLVFVAILFFVYRMFQSYMQSVKSHEQEQVALIAKAESANQAKSDFLANMSHEIRTPMNAIIGMSHLALQTELDPKQRNYIEKVNRSSVALLGIINDILDFSKIEAGKLDLEVIEFSLDKVMDDLAGILSVKTQEKGLELHYDVAPDVPVELKGDPLRIGQVLLNIGNNAVKFSDAGGEVVVSVRVVSETDTRVTLRFSIRDAGIGMSPSQQAKLFESFSQADSSTTRTYGGTGLGLAISKRLTEMMGGEIWAESEEGLGSEFFFTVDVEKVANAAARLNLLQAVERQKTLVVDDNATSRQILTSILQSLKFEVTSCSSGFEALEILERISASNQQPYQLVLVDWLMDGMDGVDTVRMILSNQSIVPTPAILMMTAHGREELLAASAELQIQGTLFKPITSSTLLETIQNASGGAIVTPRRQSGHCASDHQQNVEKLKGAQLLLVEDNVINQELAIEILETHGINVTLAEDGKQALQKLRKQTFDGVLMDCQMPVMDGYTATKKIRLQPEYQDLPVIAMTANAMAGDKEKVLDAGMNDHVAKPVDIDELFSTMAKWITPQVRPQYDGSTMMGDKEEGQEGYLQDSDQQQSDVQSEDAADDVESNRQLDPQQGLRYAMGKPSMYVKLLGRFIELYGDDFTAQYRECLDLEPERAAAIRLAHSLKGNAGNIGASQLRMLAEKLEHETTAGEATEQSLAQAQQVLSVVLTEIEQYLLEHKQSGLQGEQPENCEQILELLRKVEAKAEDFDIEAGEYLPELAPLLKSAGMDAQLNQLRKGIEEYDFDVVADVISELRGQLVGG, via the coding sequence GTTACTTAGACGTGTCGTGCTTCTTTTGATTGCGGCGATGGCGATGCTTGTGATTGAAAGCGTTGTTAATTTGTCTAATCAGAGTCAGGTCGAACGCTCGATTGCAACGATGCAGGCAGCTGCCAACCGTATGGAACGATTGGCAAATCGATTGGCGATGCCACTTGCCGACCTCCGCATATTATCAATGCAGATGGTCACGGCACCCAATGCGCAGGCTATTGCTGACAATGGGCGCTTGATTGATGAAAAGGTGCAGGATCTAGATCAGCGCCTTGAAAAAGCGCGTTCCTATTTTGAAGGCAAGAACGCAGACGAGATAGATCAGGCTTTGTTGGAACAGCTTATTTATGGCTGGGATGCTTACAAGCAGGCATTGGCCGTTACTCGCAGCTATACCGAACAAGGTGTCAGGGTGGCGGCGTTTATTAGCGTGACGCAGCAGGAGCGTGAACATTACGCTGCTTTGCAATGGGCCTTAAAAGAGTTCACCCAAAGCCAATTGCGATTGAGCCAAGTGGTGTATCAATCTACCCAAGATAAATCGGCGCTCAGCTATTACACCATGTTGGGCTCTGCAGTACTCAAAGTGTTGGTTTTTGTCGCAATCCTGTTTTTTGTTTATCGCATGTTCCAGTCTTATATGCAGTCAGTGAAAAGCCACGAACAGGAACAGGTGGCATTGATTGCCAAGGCGGAGTCTGCCAATCAGGCGAAAAGCGATTTTCTTGCCAACATGTCCCACGAGATCCGTACGCCTATGAATGCCATCATCGGTATGAGTCACTTGGCACTGCAGACCGAATTGGATCCAAAACAGCGTAATTACATCGAGAAAGTAAATCGTAGCTCGGTGGCACTATTGGGGATCATCAACGACATACTCGATTTTTCTAAGATAGAGGCAGGCAAGTTAGATCTGGAAGTGATTGAGTTTTCGTTGGATAAAGTGATGGATGATCTGGCTGGCATCTTGTCAGTGAAGACTCAGGAAAAGGGACTGGAGCTGCATTACGATGTTGCTCCTGATGTGCCTGTAGAGTTAAAAGGTGACCCACTTCGTATCGGCCAGGTGCTGCTTAATATTGGTAATAACGCCGTTAAATTTTCTGATGCTGGCGGTGAAGTGGTCGTTTCTGTGCGGGTCGTTTCTGAGACCGATACGCGAGTGACGTTGCGTTTCAGTATTCGCGATGCGGGTATTGGTATGTCGCCAAGTCAGCAGGCGAAACTGTTTGAGTCGTTCAGCCAAGCAGATTCGTCCACGACTCGCACCTATGGCGGCACTGGTCTTGGGCTCGCCATCAGTAAACGTCTCACAGAGATGATGGGCGGGGAGATCTGGGCTGAAAGCGAAGAGGGACTAGGTAGTGAGTTCTTCTTTACCGTCGATGTCGAGAAAGTCGCTAACGCGGCGGCGCGTTTAAATTTACTGCAAGCGGTTGAGCGGCAAAAGACCCTAGTCGTGGACGACAACGCGACGTCAAGACAGATACTGACCAGTATTTTGCAAAGTTTAAAGTTTGAGGTGACCAGCTGTAGTTCGGGCTTTGAGGCGCTGGAGATCCTTGAACGCATCAGCGCGTCTAATCAGCAGCCGTATCAACTGGTACTCGTGGATTGGCTAATGGATGGCATGGACGGTGTAGATACTGTGCGCATGATCCTGAGCAATCAAAGTATTGTACCAACTCCTGCCATATTAATGATGACAGCCCATGGTCGGGAAGAGCTATTAGCCGCCAGTGCTGAGCTGCAAATTCAAGGAACGTTGTTCAAGCCGATCACCTCATCCACTTTGCTGGAAACCATCCAAAATGCCAGTGGTGGGGCGATTGTAACGCCGAGGCGTCAATCTGGTCACTGCGCGTCTGATCACCAACAAAATGTAGAAAAACTCAAAGGTGCTCAGCTACTGTTGGTTGAAGACAATGTTATTAATCAAGAGCTGGCTATCGAAATTCTAGAGACCCATGGTATTAACGTGACGCTGGCAGAAGATGGCAAGCAGGCGTTGCAAAAACTACGCAAACAGACATTTGATGGTGTGCTGATGGACTGTCAGATGCCTGTCATGGACGGATACACCGCAACAAAGAAAATTAGGCTGCAGCCGGAGTATCAAGATCTGCCCGTGATCGCGATGACAGCTAATGCGATGGCTGGAGATAAGGAAAAAGTACTGGATGCGGGGATGAATGATCATGTCGCCAAGCCGGTGGATATCGATGAACTGTTTAGCACGATGGCGAAATGGATCACTCCTCAGGTGCGTCCTCAGTATGACGGTTCAACTATGATGGGAGACAAAGAAGAAGGGCAAGAGGGCTACCTACAAGATTCCGATCAGCAACAGAGCGATGTGCAGTCTGAAGATGCAGCTGATGACGTGGAAAGTAATAGGCAGCTGGATCCTCAGCAGGGTCTGCGTTACGCGATGGGCAAGCCGTCTATGTACGTCAAGCTGCTAGGGCGTTTTATTGAGCTGTATGGTGATGACTTTACTGCGCAATATCGCGAATGCCTAGACTTGGAGCCGGAACGCGCGGCCGCGATAAGGTTAGCGCATTCATTGAAAGGTAATGCTGGCAACATTGGCGCTAGTCAATTGCGCATGTTGGCTGAAAAATTGGAGCATGAGACGACTGCTGGTGAGGCTACAGAGCAAAGCCTGGCTCAGGCGCAACAGGTGTTGTCGGTTGTGTTGACGGAGATAGAGCAATACCTTTTAGAGCATAAGCAAAGCGGTCTGCAAGGCGAACAGCCTGAAAACTGCGAACAAATACTCGAGCTGTTGCGCAAGGTGGAAGCAAAGGCGGAAGATTTTGATATTGAGGCCGGAGAGTATCTGCCTGAACTTGCACCTTTGCTCAAGTCGGCTGGTATGGACGCGCAGTTGAACCAATTGCGTAAAGGCATAGAAGAGTATGATTTTGATGTTGTCGCTGACGTGATTAGTGAGCTTCGTGGCCAGTTAGTAGGTGGCTGA
- a CDS encoding cupin domain-containing protein, which yields MLLLVHHQTSDGRGNANMQINADFQTSVFISADDMVWSKSPMAGVHRAMLDRIGDEQARATSLVRYAPASKFNRHQHPAGEEIMVLEGDFNDEHGHYRAGTYLRNPNGTTHVPFSIDGCLLLVKLRQFQPADQIQTQINTRTAHWQAVDDNIVSLLLHHHGEERVQLLEIQAGTKLPICPEKGGHELLLISGSIEHRDRKLPVHSWLRFASHERDEILTTELTKLYWKSGHLPPR from the coding sequence ATGCTGCTATTGGTACACCACCAAACATCGGACGGTAGAGGCAATGCCAACATGCAGATAAATGCCGACTTTCAAACCTCTGTCTTCATCTCTGCCGATGATATGGTGTGGAGTAAAAGTCCTATGGCTGGCGTGCATCGTGCCATGCTCGACAGGATCGGCGACGAACAGGCGCGAGCTACCAGTCTGGTTCGTTATGCTCCGGCCAGTAAATTTAATCGCCACCAACATCCTGCCGGCGAAGAAATTATGGTGCTGGAAGGTGATTTTAATGACGAACATGGTCATTATCGCGCAGGAACCTATCTGCGTAATCCGAACGGTACGACACATGTACCATTCAGCATTGATGGTTGCTTATTGCTAGTAAAGCTGCGTCAATTCCAGCCTGCAGATCAAATACAAACACAGATCAACACCCGCACGGCTCATTGGCAAGCAGTCGATGACAATATAGTTAGCCTGTTACTCCATCACCACGGTGAAGAGCGCGTACAATTGCTGGAGATCCAAGCGGGCACAAAACTCCCGATCTGCCCAGAGAAAGGCGGCCATGAACTCCTCCTAATCAGCGGCAGCATTGAGCACCGAGATCGCAAGCTACCGGTGCATAGCTGGTTACGTTTTGCGAGTCATGAACGAGATGAGATCCTGACCACTGAGTTAACAAAGCTATACTGGAAATCTGGTCACCTGCCGCCGCGCTAA
- a CDS encoding glutathione S-transferase family protein: MKLVGMLDSPFVRRVAISMQCLQLPFEHQALSVFRDIDEFKKLSPVVKAPSLLCDDGTVLLDSNLILDYLETLASQNNAENRLLLPTDVAQRSQALHCIGLAMIACEKSVQIYYEWKLRPVESQFQAWLERISEQLETAYRELELSLSQWPAATKPSELDQVLISAAVAWRFTCEYLPELVPQWQLPILSELSQWAESRPEFQRAGFGEEPYPVMPTGAI, encoded by the coding sequence ATGAAACTGGTTGGTATGTTGGACTCACCATTCGTGCGGCGCGTTGCGATCTCGATGCAATGTCTGCAACTACCCTTTGAGCACCAAGCGCTGTCGGTATTTCGTGATATAGATGAATTTAAAAAACTGAGTCCAGTCGTTAAAGCACCTTCATTGCTGTGTGATGACGGCACCGTGCTACTTGATTCCAATCTCATACTCGATTACCTGGAAACCTTAGCCAGTCAAAATAACGCAGAAAACAGGTTATTGCTGCCGACGGATGTTGCGCAGCGGAGTCAGGCGTTGCACTGCATTGGATTAGCCATGATTGCTTGTGAGAAGAGCGTACAGATTTATTATGAGTGGAAGTTAAGGCCTGTGGAAAGCCAGTTCCAAGCATGGCTGGAGCGAATATCCGAGCAGCTTGAAACCGCTTATCGAGAGTTGGAGCTTTCATTGAGCCAATGGCCTGCTGCGACTAAACCAAGTGAATTAGATCAGGTGTTGATCAGCGCTGCTGTCGCATGGCGTTTTACCTGTGAGTATTTGCCCGAGCTGGTTCCGCAGTGGCAGTTGCCGATCTTGTCCGAGCTATCGCAGTGGGCAGAAAGCCGACCTGAATTTCAGCGAGCAGGCTTTGGTGAGGAGCCCTATCCAGTCATGCCAACGGGGGCTATTTAG
- a CDS encoding DUF924 family protein — protein sequence MARDEFNAVTDFWFNECEPIQWWQKSESFDRIVEQRFLPLLELAIEKQLDHWRSDPQGRLAEIILLDQFSRNIWRNTAQAFAQDPQALALAEQAVHCGADKTLPINQRAFIYMPFMHSESISAHEKAVVLFSQPGLERNLHSELQHKAIIERFGRYPHRNATLGRNSSQEELEFLTLPGSSF from the coding sequence ATGGCCCGCGATGAGTTCAATGCTGTCACCGATTTTTGGTTTAACGAATGCGAACCAATACAATGGTGGCAAAAGTCCGAATCGTTTGATCGCATCGTTGAGCAACGTTTTTTGCCGTTACTCGAGTTAGCGATCGAAAAGCAACTTGATCATTGGCGTAGCGACCCACAAGGTCGCTTGGCGGAAATCATTTTGTTAGATCAATTCTCGCGAAATATCTGGCGCAATACGGCACAAGCCTTTGCCCAGGATCCACAAGCACTTGCCCTCGCAGAACAGGCTGTTCACTGCGGGGCAGATAAAACCTTGCCGATCAATCAACGGGCATTTATCTATATGCCCTTTATGCACAGTGAATCGATATCGGCGCATGAAAAAGCGGTCGTTCTGTTTTCTCAGCCTGGTTTAGAACGCAACTTACACTCAGAGCTGCAACATAAAGCTATCATTGAGCGTTTTGGACGCTACCCTCACCGCAATGCGACTTTAGGCCGAAACAGCAGCCAAGAGGAACTGGAATTTCTCACCCTGCCAGGCTCTTCCTTTTAA
- a CDS encoding sensor domain-containing diguanylate cyclase: protein MLIKKCYAVLLYLFCFGCFADALTLSADMKQTSLVGYAEILVEPQHEILFEQIITSDFASRFRPFSQAEVNRGITHQAVWLKFSIHNPSSRAIEWVLTPETSYIDNIDIYFTAGSSSQQATPNFSSRNTRAGASSDSWQHRRLSDYLAFSSRDIAYRLLNAKFVAQPGESSSFYVRLSSNTLETMNVQLFVEEKGAFKDRTLTEYFLFGIYFGLFTALALLTVILWSYTRSYSYKYYIYFLSYLVFNIVMWTSLNGFSFQYFWPDSPQVFNQSFHILYLCVAIFSFLFGRQLLNTRLLLPRVDKLLLGLIALYVLAVILRLFGVYELVLYISFFSLLSMAFQPVLGWLCYRKGNTYVLLYIVAWVPYGISLILSLISASSQWSAFGMGLIHLTQAAVLFECLMLILATLDKMRSTSSKLQRQAQLSKLDPLTNLGNRRHLSDHIAYLADLEEREGEYWLLLIDIDHFKQVNDRYGHATGDKVLVELAQILKNECRSVDVAIRWGGEEFIVLINVASQKMAYNIAERIRQTFMNSVSESGNQTFRHTLSIGMDELIFDSPDAFSVGLEGADKALYQAKNAGRNRVVSFADGVAK from the coding sequence TTGCTAATCAAGAAATGTTATGCGGTCTTGCTTTATCTGTTTTGTTTTGGCTGTTTTGCCGACGCGTTAACTTTGTCCGCTGACATGAAGCAAACTAGCTTGGTCGGTTATGCCGAGATCTTGGTTGAACCTCAACATGAGATCTTATTTGAGCAGATCATCACGTCCGACTTTGCATCCCGATTTCGACCATTTTCTCAAGCGGAAGTGAACCGAGGTATTACCCATCAAGCGGTATGGCTAAAATTTAGCATTCACAATCCCAGTTCTCGTGCGATCGAGTGGGTGCTGACGCCAGAAACTAGCTACATCGATAATATAGATATCTACTTTACCGCGGGATCTAGTTCGCAACAGGCAACCCCTAACTTTTCCTCACGTAATACCCGAGCTGGAGCTAGCTCCGATAGTTGGCAGCATAGGAGGCTTTCTGATTACTTAGCATTTTCTAGTCGAGATATCGCATATCGATTGCTCAATGCTAAGTTTGTCGCGCAACCAGGAGAATCCAGTAGCTTCTACGTGCGATTGAGCTCTAATACGTTAGAAACGATGAATGTGCAGCTGTTTGTTGAAGAAAAGGGCGCATTTAAAGACCGGACACTAACGGAATACTTTCTGTTCGGGATCTACTTTGGTCTGTTTACCGCTTTGGCATTGCTGACGGTCATTTTGTGGTCTTATACGCGCTCCTACTCCTATAAGTACTATATCTATTTTCTTAGCTATCTGGTGTTTAACATCGTTATGTGGACATCCTTAAATGGCTTTAGCTTTCAGTATTTTTGGCCAGATAGTCCGCAAGTTTTTAATCAGAGCTTCCATATTCTTTATCTCTGTGTCGCGATTTTTTCGTTTCTGTTTGGTCGCCAATTACTAAACACCAGATTGTTGCTACCGAGAGTAGATAAACTGCTTTTGGGACTGATTGCACTGTATGTGTTAGCCGTCATTTTGCGCCTGTTTGGTGTTTACGAACTGGTGCTATACATATCGTTCTTTAGCTTGTTATCGATGGCCTTTCAACCTGTGTTGGGCTGGCTTTGCTATCGCAAGGGGAACACCTATGTGTTGCTCTATATTGTCGCCTGGGTGCCGTATGGAATAAGTCTGATTTTGAGTTTGATCTCTGCGTCCAGTCAGTGGTCAGCTTTTGGTATGGGTTTGATCCATCTGACTCAAGCGGCCGTGTTATTTGAGTGTTTGATGTTGATTTTGGCGACGCTGGATAAGATGCGTTCAACATCAAGTAAGTTACAGCGTCAAGCTCAACTGTCCAAACTTGATCCGTTAACTAACTTGGGAAACCGTCGCCACCTCTCTGACCATATTGCTTACCTTGCTGATTTGGAGGAGAGAGAAGGTGAGTATTGGTTGCTACTTATCGACATTGATCACTTTAAGCAGGTTAATGATCGCTACGGTCACGCTACAGGTGACAAGGTACTGGTTGAGTTAGCCCAGATCCTGAAAAACGAGTGTCGATCGGTGGATGTTGCTATCCGCTGGGGCGGAGAGGAGTTTATTGTGCTGATTAATGTGGCGAGCCAAAAGATGGCTTATAACATTGCTGAACGTATCCGCCAGACGTTTATGAATAGTGTGAGCGAGTCAGGTAATCAGACCTTTCGCCATACGTTAAGTATCGGTATGGATGAATTGATATTTGATAGTCCTGACGCATTTTCGGTCGGCTTAGAGGGGGCTGATAAAGCGCTCTATCAGGCAAAAAATGCTGGCCGCAATCGCGTTGTGTCATTTGCCGATGGCGTTGCCAAGTAG